Proteins co-encoded in one Henckelia pumila isolate YLH828 unplaced genomic scaffold, ASM3356847v2 CTG_391:::fragment_3, whole genome shotgun sequence genomic window:
- the LOC140871114 gene encoding uncharacterized protein — translation MCALMIFVKFPPAYIINEHRHLEAEYKWREKDNGVESIEKWKRDSLFIDRRDSIFIDRSGKLRSFNHKKVSRKKGGSLRGQGWKFGSGFVDGIFPVLSPMAQQILNFVQKDISKVRIWSSLGKLPPTNNIWDDLINVVVRLRVNKQWDPIISICEWITRGNSFKPDIICYNLLIEAYGHKLHFKKAESTYAELLEAGCIPTEDTYALLLKAYCKCGSFEHAEAVFAEMRKNGLPPSTIAYNSYIDGLIKGNNSQQAIAIFQRMKRENCELAAETYTMMINLYGKENKSYMALEVFREMSSKKCKPNICTYTALINALARDGLCEKAEEIFEQLQEAGHEPDAYAYNALMEAYSRAGFPFGAAEIFSLMHHMGCEPDRASYNIMVDAYGRAGLHGGAQTVFDEMIHLEMEPTMKSFTLLLSAYSRTGNTSKCEEIVDHMHKFGLTPDTFILNTMLNLYGRLGHFEKMEQVLIVMEKGACRPDISTYNILIHIYGRAGFLEKMEELFMSLSCKNLRPDVVTWTSRLGAYSRMKQYTRCIEIFEEMIDSGCYPDGGTAKVLLSSCSSEDQIEQVTAVIRTMHRADSNTVQ, via the exons ATGTGTGCGTTAAT GATATTTGTCAAATTCCCTCCTGCTTATATCATCAATGAACACAGACACCTCGAAGCTGAATACAAGTGGAGGGAAAAAGATAACGGTGTTGAATCTATCGAGAAATGGAAAAGGGACAGCCTTTTCATTGACCGACGTGATAGCATTTTCATTGACAGAAGTGGGAAACTGAGAAGCTTCAATCATAAAAAGGTTTCGAGAAAGAAAG GTGGTTCTTTGAGGGGCCAAGGATGGAAGTTTGGATCTGGATTCGTAGATGGAATTTTCCCAGTGCTGAGCCCCATGGCTCAGCAGATTCTCAACTTTGTTCAGAAGGACATAAGCAAAGTTAGAATTTGGTCTTCCTTAGGAAAGTTGCCTCCTACTAACAACATTTGGGATGACTTGATCAACGTAGTGGTTAGACTTCGTGTCAATAAACAATGGGATCCAATCATATCG ATTTGTGAATGGATAACACGCGGGAATTCTTTCAAGCCTGATATAATTTGCTATAATCTACTTATAGAGGCTTATGGACATAAATTACATTTTAAAAAGGCAGAATCCACCTATGCCGAACTCCTCGAAGCTGGATGCATCCCGACAGAGGATACTTATGCACTTCTTTTAAAAGCGTACTGTAAATGTGGGTCCTTTGAGCATGCCGAAGCTGTCTTTGCCGAGATGCGAAAAAATGGTCTTCCACCAA GTACGATTGCATATAATTCATATATTGATGGGCTTATAAAAGGAAACAATTCTCAGCAAGCTATTGCTATTTTCCAAAGGATGAAAAGAGAGAATTGCGAACTTGCTGCTGAGACTTACACAATGATGATCAACTTATATGGGAAG GAAAATAAATCCTATATGGCCTTAGAGGTGTTTCGCGAGATGAGCAGTAAAAAGTGTAAACCTAATATTTGCACTTATACTGCTTTGATAAATGCATTAGCAAGAGATGGACTTTGTGAAAAGGCTGAAGAGATCTTTGAACAACTGCAGGAAGCAGGTCATGAGCCTGATGCATATGCATACAATGCCCTCATGGAAGCTTACAG TCGTGCAGGTTTTCCTTTCGGTGCTGCAGAAATTTTTTCACTTATGCATCACATGGGATGTGAACCAGATAGAGCCTCGTACAATATAATGGTTGACGCTTATGGGAGAGCAGGTCTTCATGGAG GTGCACAGACTGTCTTTGATGAAATGATTCACCTCGAAATGGAGCCTACCATGAAATCCTTCACCTTGCTTTTATCAGCCTACTCAAGAACAGGCAACACATCTAAATGTGAAGAAATCGTTGACCATATGCACAAGTTTGGGCTCACGCCAGATACTTTTATCCTAAACACTATGCTGAATCTGTATGGCCGGCTAGGTCATTTTGAGAAAATGGAACAGGTATTGATTGTGATGGAGAAGGGAGCATGCAGACCTGATATCAGCACTTACAATATCTTGATCCATATATATGGACGGGCTGGGTTTCTTGAGAAAATGGAAGAGCTTTTCATGTCTCTTTCCTGCAAGAACTTGAGACCAGATGTCGTGACCTGGACCTCTAGACTTGGTGCTTACTCTAGAATGAAACAGTATACTAGatgtattgaaatttttgaagaaatgaTTGACAGTGGTTGTTATCCCGATGGGGGAACAGCTAAAGTGCTCCTGTCTTCTTGTTCTAGCGAAGATCAGATAGAGCAAGTGACTGCTGTGATTAGAACCATGCATAGAGCAGATAGCAACACGGTACAGTAG
- the LOC140871126 gene encoding sulfiredoxin, chloroplastic/mitochondrial isoform X2 codes for MYVCIFFQTGKEMAKILPCNFRSFSVSASANGSPPGAPQLGGPVILELPLDRIRRPLMRTRANDPQKIDVLEVDGKYYGFSGCHRYEAHQRLGLPTIRCRVRRGTKETLRHHLR; via the exons atgtatgtatgtatatttttCCAAACAGGGAAAGAGATGGCAAAAATTTTGCCATGCAATTTCAGGTCCTTCTCTGTGTCTGCATCGGCTAACG GATCTCCGCCTGGTGCTCCTCAACTGGGTGGACCAGTGATTCTTGAACTTCCCCTGGATCGAATTCGGAGACCTCTCATGAGGACAAGAGCTAATGACCCACAAAAG ATTGATGTGCTGGAGGTTGATGGCAAATATTACG GCTTTTCTGGGTGCCACCGATATGAAGCTCATCAGCGTCTAGGGTTGCCTACAATACGTTGCAGAGTACGCCGTGGGACAAAGGAGACTCTGAG ACATCATCTTCGTTGA
- the LOC140871126 gene encoding sulfiredoxin, chloroplastic/mitochondrial isoform X1, producing MYVCIFFQTGKEMAKILPCNFRSFSVSASANGSPPGAPQLGGPVILELPLDRIRRPLMRTRANDPQKVKELMENIGEIGLQVPIDVLEVDGKYYGFSGCHRYEAHQRLGLPTIRCRVRRGTKETLRHHLR from the exons atgtatgtatgtatatttttCCAAACAGGGAAAGAGATGGCAAAAATTTTGCCATGCAATTTCAGGTCCTTCTCTGTGTCTGCATCGGCTAACG GATCTCCGCCTGGTGCTCCTCAACTGGGTGGACCAGTGATTCTTGAACTTCCCCTGGATCGAATTCGGAGACCTCTCATGAGGACAAGAGCTAATGACCCACAAAAGGTGAAGGAACTCATGGAAAATATTGGTGAAATTGGGCTCCAAGTACCT ATTGATGTGCTGGAGGTTGATGGCAAATATTACG GCTTTTCTGGGTGCCACCGATATGAAGCTCATCAGCGTCTAGGGTTGCCTACAATACGTTGCAGAGTACGCCGTGGGACAAAGGAGACTCTGAG ACATCATCTTCGTTGA